From Toxorhynchites rutilus septentrionalis strain SRP chromosome 2, ASM2978413v1, whole genome shotgun sequence, a single genomic window includes:
- the LOC129770510 gene encoding UDP-glucuronosyltransferase 2C1-like isoform X1, with translation MGSVTVLSVVITVIGQLVQTCSSANILYISSVASPSHFLWSEQVFERLAEIGHNVTVLNLYKHGFIRGVHLIQLDGVIDNLAAEEEDYVALGRMNLFEAHISFFELEYFVCERAISSKGFQDLLNYPNGFQFHLTVHDHLAGPCLLTLLSQFNYPPLVLASAYNRLATTTTSLGSLVFPGFIPNQVNDIDGPMNFYQRVFNFLLAFWELLFKEFIYHPRLDALIKSQLNQTKSVSSLEKHTVLVILNSSPILEPPEPKHANIIQAGFLHIKSSKKLPQDLFDIVEKSTNGVILFSLGTNVRSDRLDTDILREIITAMGNLPLLTFLWKYEFDGLILPTNVVTSSWFPQNDLLSHPKLRLLITHGGLLSVQEAAWHGVPLIGMPIYGDQFGNVNQMVERGVARRLSLPELTAQQLQDCIGEMISTQSSYKENAMHLSKIVRDQQESPLDRATWSIEWILRNAETRDLWHRSLNSHGLLEKYSFDVVTLLVGCIATGSGLVLLLFNRCCLGVHKYKIE, from the exons ATGGGAAGCGTGACAGTCCTGTCGGTGGTGATTACCGTCATCGGTCAGCTGGTACAGACTTGCTCCAGTGCGAACATATTATACATCAGCAGTGTCGCATCGCCAAGTCATTTCTTATG GAGTGAACAGGTGTTTGAAAGACTAGCCGAGATTGGACATAATGTGACGGTGTTGAATTTGTACAAACACGGATTCATTAGAGGAGTACATCTTATTCAATTAGATGGCGTAATTGATAATCTGGCCGCGGAGGAGGAGGACTATGTTGCGTTGGGTCGAATGAATTTGTTTGAAGCCCATATATCATTCTTTGAGCTGGAATACTTCGTATGTGAACGAGCCATCAGTAGTAAAGGATTCCAGGATTTGCTCAACTATCCCAACGGATTTCAATTCCATCTGACTGTTCACGATCATTTGGCTGGGCCGTGTTTGCTAACACTGCTATCACAATTCAACTATCCACCGTTGGTTCTTGCATCGGCGTATAACCGATTAGCCACGACTACCACGTCATTGGGATCATTAGTCTTTCCCGGGTTTATCCCAAATCAAGTAAATGATATAGACGGTCCGATGAACTTCTATCAACGGGTGTTCAATTTTCTACTTGCGTTTTGGGAATTACTCTTCAAGGAGTTTATATACCATCCACGATTAGATGCCCTCATCAAGAGTCAACTCAATCAAACCAAGTCCGTCTCATCTCTAGAAAAGCATACCGTACTGGTAATACTCAACTCTAGCCCAATACTTGAGCCTCCGGAGCCGAAACATGCCAACATAATCCAAGCCGGGTTCCTCCACATCAAATCGAGCAAGAAGCTGCCACAAGATTTATTCGACATTGTTGAAAAGTCCACAAACGGAGTGATACTCTTTTCGCTTGGAACCAACGTTCGGAGTGACCGCCTTGATACAGACATCCTTCGTGAAATAATAACCGCTATGGGGAATCTCCCATTGCTAACATTCCTCTGGAAGTACGAATTTGATGGGTTGATCCTTCCGACGAATGTTGTCACCTCGTCGTGGTTTCCACAGAATGACCTGTTGTCGCATCCAAAGTTGCGACTCCTCATCACCCACGGGGGATTGCTGAGTGTCCAGGAAGCCGCATGGCACGGAGTGCCCCTGATTGGGATGCCAATCTATGGCGATCAGTTTGGAAATGTGAATCAGATGGTAGAAAGAGGTGTTGCGAGGCGTTTATCTTTGCCGGAACTGACCGCACAACAGCTGCAGGACTGTATCGGGGAAATGATTTCAACTCAGAG TTCTTATAAGGAGAACGCGATGCATCTTTCGAAAATAGTTCGTGACCAGCAGGAGTCACCCTTGGACAGAGCAACTTGGTCAATCGAGTGGATCCTCAGGAACGCGGAAACTCGTGACTTATGGCACCGGTCATTAAATTCCCACGGGCTCCTCGAGAAGTACTCGTTCGATGTGGTTACTCTACTCGTTGGCTGCATTGCCACCGGTTCAGGTTTAGTTTTACTGTTATTTAATCGTTGTTGTCTGGGAGTGCATAAATATAAAATAGAGtga
- the LOC129770510 gene encoding UDP-glucuronosyltransferase 2A3-like isoform X2, translating to MNLFEAHISFFELEYFVCERAISSKGFQDLLNYPNGFQFHLTVHDHLAGPCLLTLLSQFNYPPLVLASAYNRLATTTTSLGSLVFPGFIPNQVNDIDGPMNFYQRVFNFLLAFWELLFKEFIYHPRLDALIKSQLNQTKSVSSLEKHTVLVILNSSPILEPPEPKHANIIQAGFLHIKSSKKLPQDLFDIVEKSTNGVILFSLGTNVRSDRLDTDILREIITAMGNLPLLTFLWKYEFDGLILPTNVVTSSWFPQNDLLSHPKLRLLITHGGLLSVQEAAWHGVPLIGMPIYGDQFGNVNQMVERGVARRLSLPELTAQQLQDCIGEMISTQSSYKENAMHLSKIVRDQQESPLDRATWSIEWILRNAETRDLWHRSLNSHGLLEKYSFDVVTLLVGCIATGSGLVLLLFNRCCLGVHKYKIE from the exons ATGAATTTGTTTGAAGCCCATATATCATTCTTTGAGCTGGAATACTTCGTATGTGAACGAGCCATCAGTAGTAAAGGATTCCAGGATTTGCTCAACTATCCCAACGGATTTCAATTCCATCTGACTGTTCACGATCATTTGGCTGGGCCGTGTTTGCTAACACTGCTATCACAATTCAACTATCCACCGTTGGTTCTTGCATCGGCGTATAACCGATTAGCCACGACTACCACGTCATTGGGATCATTAGTCTTTCCCGGGTTTATCCCAAATCAAGTAAATGATATAGACGGTCCGATGAACTTCTATCAACGGGTGTTCAATTTTCTACTTGCGTTTTGGGAATTACTCTTCAAGGAGTTTATATACCATCCACGATTAGATGCCCTCATCAAGAGTCAACTCAATCAAACCAAGTCCGTCTCATCTCTAGAAAAGCATACCGTACTGGTAATACTCAACTCTAGCCCAATACTTGAGCCTCCGGAGCCGAAACATGCCAACATAATCCAAGCCGGGTTCCTCCACATCAAATCGAGCAAGAAGCTGCCACAAGATTTATTCGACATTGTTGAAAAGTCCACAAACGGAGTGATACTCTTTTCGCTTGGAACCAACGTTCGGAGTGACCGCCTTGATACAGACATCCTTCGTGAAATAATAACCGCTATGGGGAATCTCCCATTGCTAACATTCCTCTGGAAGTACGAATTTGATGGGTTGATCCTTCCGACGAATGTTGTCACCTCGTCGTGGTTTCCACAGAATGACCTGTTGTCGCATCCAAAGTTGCGACTCCTCATCACCCACGGGGGATTGCTGAGTGTCCAGGAAGCCGCATGGCACGGAGTGCCCCTGATTGGGATGCCAATCTATGGCGATCAGTTTGGAAATGTGAATCAGATGGTAGAAAGAGGTGTTGCGAGGCGTTTATCTTTGCCGGAACTGACCGCACAACAGCTGCAGGACTGTATCGGGGAAATGATTTCAACTCAGAG TTCTTATAAGGAGAACGCGATGCATCTTTCGAAAATAGTTCGTGACCAGCAGGAGTCACCCTTGGACAGAGCAACTTGGTCAATCGAGTGGATCCTCAGGAACGCGGAAACTCGTGACTTATGGCACCGGTCATTAAATTCCCACGGGCTCCTCGAGAAGTACTCGTTCGATGTGGTTACTCTACTCGTTGGCTGCATTGCCACCGGTTCAGGTTTAGTTTTACTGTTATTTAATCGTTGTTGTCTGGGAGTGCATAAATATAAAATAGAGtga